One window of Nymphaea colorata isolate Beijing-Zhang1983 chromosome 1, ASM883128v2, whole genome shotgun sequence genomic DNA carries:
- the LOC116253673 gene encoding GDSL esterase/lipase At4g16230-like yields the protein MKRPGFAVLALLFCRCLLASSEGSRVPGLFIFGDSLVDCGNNNIYFNSTARADYTPYGIDFYAITGRFTNARTIADVMAELLGLPFIPCFNDPNTTGTNILHGINYASAGSGILDTTNSSTVVTPLTGQIRSFAGKTLPDLRALIGENTSSFLADSIFLFNTGGNDFIDHCFDDTPCVLPEFVEVLTDKYTEVVEWMYNLGARKFLLISTEVSGCTPVARSKNNGSCIELYNYASSLLNTKLNLSIDKFHKGMAGSHFVFVNLFEIMSEVMNNAASYGIEVIDEACCKTEAGGSSCLVDGSVCSNRSNHLFFDGGHPADVTNSIMGRMAYSANLTSYTYPFSIQRLATLNSTTTFNSTLLNEASHENPDPMNAQ from the exons ATGAAGCGGCCGGGGTTCGCCGTGCTCGCCCTTCTGTTTTGCCGTTGCTTGCTAGCGTCGAGCGAAGGAAGCAGGGTTCCCGGTCTCTTCATTTTTGGTGACTCCCTGGTCGATTGTGGCAACAACAATATCTACTTCAACAGCACGGCGAGGGCGGATTACACGCCCTATGGCATTGACTTCTATGCCATCACCGGCCGGTTCACGAACGCGAGAACCATCGCCGATGTGATGGCCGAGCTCCTGGGCCTCCCGTTCATTCCATGCTTCAATGATCCCAATACTACAGGGACGAATATACTTCATGGAATTAATTATGCGTCTGCTGGTTCTGGCATTCTCGATACCACCAACAGCAGC ACCGTCGTTACGCCATTGACAGGCCAAATTAGGTCCTTCGCTGGGAAGACGCTGCCGGATCTGCGGGCGCTAATTGGGGAGAACACGTCTTCCTTCCTTGCTGACAGCATATTTCTGTTCAACACCGGCGGCAACGATTTCATAGACCATTGCTTCGACGATACGCCGTGCGTGCTACCGGAGTTCGTGGAGGTGCTTACTGATAAGTACACAGAAGTGGTCGAG TGGATGTACAACTTGGGAGCTCGAAAGTTTCTCTTGATTTCTACTGAAGTAAGCGGCTGCACGCCTGTTGCTCGATCAAAGAACAACGGAAGTTGCATCGAGCTCTACAACTACGCTTCTTCGTTACTCAACACAAAGTTGAATCTATCCATTGACAAGTTTCATAAAGGAATGGCGGGCTCCCACTTTGTTTTCGTTAatctttttgaaattatgaGTGAGGTCATGAATAACGCGGCTTCTTATG GGATAGAGGTGATTGATGAGGCCTGCTGCAAGACGGAAGCTGGGGGTAGTAGCTGTTTGGTAGATGGCAGCGTCTGTAGTAACAGATCCAACCATCTCTTCTTCGATGGCGGTCACCCTGCAGATGTCACCAACTCTATCATGGGAAGAATGGCGTACTCTGCAAACCTCACGTCTTACACCTATCCCTTCAGCATCCAGCGCCTGGCAACTCTCAACTCCACCACAACTTTCAACTCTACTCTGCTGAACGAGGCTTCGCACGAGAATCCAGATCCCATGAATGCGCAGTAA
- the LOC116245840 gene encoding GDSL esterase/lipase At1g29670-like, whose product MSREFKREQRAPKKMGESNPTMLFLFCVLISFSLAPADADGSVPALFVFGDSIVDSGNNVFVLNSTAVADFPPYGVDFFAATGRFTNARILTDVLGQLLGLPDLIPCNLAPYAKGEKILHGLNYASAGSGILDNTTTGAIVIPLNDQIAFFENSTLPELEALLGENLTSYLASSIFAFNTGANDYITYCFGTTLTCDLPKFTDYLISVFAGQLKRMYSYGARKFVLYSTEACGCTPVVRSMGDGSCNELYSYGAILFNTLLNSSIDKLNEELPGSSFVFANVYTPLMEIIANPSTYGFEVVASGCCETSTSSGGDVCVENGTVCDDRSVYVYFDGGHPTDRVNAILSQLVYSSNLTSIAYPFNVQQLASINASASASSAILEPSESLVSHGRDVQ is encoded by the exons atgtcaaGGGAATTTAAGAGGGAACAAAGAGCACCGAAGAAAATGGGAGAGTCCAACCCCACCATGCTGTTCCTTTTCTGTGTCCTCATCTCCTTCTCTTTAGCACCCGCTGATGCTGATGGTAGCGTCCCAGCACTGTTCGTGTTCGGCGACTCCATTGTTGACAGTGGCAACAATGTATTCGTTCTGAACTCGACGGCCGTCGCAGATTTCCCACCATACGGCGTAGATTTCTTCGCGGCCACCGGCAGGTTCACCAACGCGCGGATCTTGACTGATGTTCTGGGTCAGCTTCTGGGCCTGCCGGATTTGATCCCTTGCAACTTGGCTCCATATGCCAAGGGGGAGAAGATCCTTCATGGACTCAACTATGCATCTGCTGGGTCTGGGATCCTCGACAACACCACTACTGGT GCAATAGTGATACCACTGAATGACCAGATTGCATTCTTTGAGAACTCGACGCTGCCGGAGTTGGAAGCGCTGCTGGGAGAAAACCTCACTTCATATCTTGCTAGCAGCATCTTCGCATTCAACACCGGCGCCAACGACTACATCACCTACTGCTTCGGCACAACGCTTACTTGCGACCTCCCCAAGTTCACCGACTACCTCATTTCCGTGTTTGCCGGACAACTCAAG AGGATGTATAGCTACGGAGCCCGGAAGTTTGTGTTGTACTCGACGGAAGCATGTGGCTGCACGCCGGTGGTCCGAAGCATGGGCGACGGCAGTTGCAATGAATTGTACAGCTACGGGGCCATCTTATTCAACACTCTCTTGAACTCTTCCATTGACAAGCTCAACGAGGAGTTGCCGGGCTCCAGTTTCGTCTTTGCCAACGTCTATACTCCACTAATGGAAATTATAGCCAACCCATCAACTTATG GATTCGAAGTGGTGGCGTCGGGATGCTGTGAGACCTCTACTTCAAGTGGTGGCGATGTGTGTGTGGAGAACGGGACTGTATGTGATGACAGGAGCGTATACGTCTACTTTGATGGAGGACACCCAACTGACAGAGTCAATGCCATCCTCTCCCAACTGGTTTACTCCTCCAACCTCACATCTATTGCCTACCCCTTCAATGTCCAGCAGTTAGCAAGCATCAACGCTTCCGCTTCTGCTTCTTCCGCCATTCTAGAGCCTTCTGAAAGCTTGGTGTCCCATGGGAGGGACGTCCAGTAG
- the LOC126409716 gene encoding GDSL esterase/lipase At1g29670-like produces MPTHFPSSPFHFFSIVLVSTLYLLFFLPSSGSTRVVFRSAEKKKNAAPLFVFGDSMVDNGNNVFLPNPEAKFDFLPYGVDFAEGPTGRLTNGMNPADVMAQLLNLPAFLPAAKDPLSKGERILNGLNYASGGSGILDSVADISACISLNQQIEHFRTATVRDLSSQLREKGQQLASFLSKSIFMFNAGGNDCSWMCSQANSGDGQCTAQEFLQSLLANFTQQLKAVYGVGARKFVLFGVQAIGCTPFARAASGMKDGYCKEEMNNAAISFNKLLSSSLGDLEKRQMPGSRIVYVDTYKIVRDVFDNPAPLGFRVINQTCCRLSKSSQNKMCEEGSAPCEDRDAYMYFDGVHFTEALYKHLAGKAYLSELSSEVYPYNVARLVDLELGPAASSNAYAETESHASS; encoded by the exons ATGCCGACACATTTCCCTTCTTctccctttcatttcttctcCATCGTCCTCGTCTCCACCCTctacctcctcttcttccttccttcttcagGCTCTACCAGAGTTGTTTTCCGCTCagcagaaaagaagaagaacgcGGCGCCCCTGTTCGTCTTCGGGGACTCGATGGTGGACAATGGGAACAACGTCTTCCTCCCGAACCCAGAAGCCAAGTTCGACTTTCTGCCTTATGGGGTGGATTTTGCAGAGGGTCCTACTGGGAGGCTCACCAACGGAATGAACCCAGCAGATGTCATGGCGCAGCTGCTCAACCTCCCTGCCTTCCTGCCTGCCGCAAAGGACCCTCTGTCCAAGGGGGAGCGCATCCTCAACGGCCTCAATTACGCTTCCGGTGGTTCCGGAATCCTCGACTCCGTTGCTGATATC TCGGCGTGCATATCGTTGAACCAACAGATCGAGCACTTCCGAACTGCGACGGTACGAGACTTGAGCTCTCAACTCAGAGAGAAGGGGCAACAACTCGCTTCCTTCCTGTCCAAGAGCATATTCATGTTCAATGCGGGGGGCAATGACTGCTCATGGATGTGCTCCCAAGCAAACAGCGGGGATGGCCAATGCACTGCACAGGAGTTCCTGCAGTCACTCTTGGCAAATTTCACTCAACAACTCAAG GCAGTGTATGGCGTGGGAGCCAGAAAGTTTGTGCTGTTTGGAGTTCAGGCGATTGGTTGCACGCCATTTGCTAGGGCAGCGTCAGGCATGAAGGACGGGTACTGCAAAGAGGAGATGAACAACGCTGCCATCTCCTTCAACAAGCTCTTAAGCTCATCCTTGGGGGATTTGGAGAAGAGGCAGATGCCTGGCTCCCGTATTGTCTACGTCGATACCTATAAAATTGTTAGAGACGTGTTCGACAACCCTGCTCCTTTGG GGTTCAGGGTGATAAACCAGACATGTTGCAGACTCTCAAAATCAAGCCAGAACAAGATGTGCGAGGAAGGCAGCGCCCCATGCGAGGACAGAGACGCCTACATGTATTTTGATGGTGTGCACTTCACTGAGGCACTCTACAAACACTTGGCAGGCAAGGCGTATCTCTCAGAGCTATCATCCGAAGTTTATCCCTACAATGTTGCTCGTCTGGTTGACCTTGAGCTAGGGCCCGCTGCTTCATCAAATGCTTATGCAGAGACAGAGTCACATGCAAGCAGTTAG
- the LOC116245846 gene encoding GDSL esterase/lipase At1g71250-like, giving the protein MFNNYLNASLDEFMEEMLGSVFVYVNTYNIISQVIDEPASFGIEVINASCCYVEGTEGITCEEDGSPFPNRSIYLYYDRAHLTEKVYNYLSTRAYLSNLSSEVHPINVKTLANITFNSTLYNMPYNLCPVEGLNIEGLPISGREELRPAS; this is encoded by the exons ATGTTCAATAACTATTTGAATGCTTCCCTGGATGAGTTCATGGAGGAGATGCTTGGCTCTGTATTCGTCTACGTCAACACCTACAACATTATCAGCCAAGTCATTGACGAACCTGCTTCCTTCG GAATAGAAGTGATCAATGCGTCTTGCTGCTATGTGGAGGGCACTGAAGGGATCACATGTGAAGAGGACGGGAGCCCGTTCCCGAACAGGAGCATCTACCTCTACTACGATAGGGCGCACCTCACAGAGAAGGTGTACAACTATCTCTCCACAAGGGCTTACCTTTCTAATCTGAGCAGCGAAGTTCACCCTATCAATGTCAAGACGCTTGCGAACATCACCTTCAACTCCACGCTCTACAATATGCCGTATAACCTATGTCCAGTGGAGGGCTTGAACATTGAGGGGCTCCCGATCTCCGGCCGAGAGGAGCTCCGGCCGGCTAGTTAA
- the LOC116245853 gene encoding GDSL esterase/lipase LTL1-like, whose amino-acid sequence MKAVPDLLLLSVVHVIDFLKPVKAKQTAVRALFVFGDSFLDNGNNNYIEDCDLKSNYPPYGVDFPLGPTGRFSNGRNAADILAEHLGIPDYLPVFNNPQNKGDRILHGVNYASAGAGILES is encoded by the coding sequence ATGAAGGCAGTCCCCgacctccttcttctctccgtGGTTCACGTCATCGACTTTCTGAAGCCAGTGAAGGCCAAGCAGACTGCAGTGAGGGCTCTTTTCGTGTTTGGGGACTCGTTCCTGGACAACGGAAACAACAACTACATTGAGGATTGTGATCTGAAGTCGAACTACCCACCCTACGGGGTGGACTTCCCTCTGGGGCCAACCGGGAGGTTCTCAAATGGGAGGAACGCGGCGGATATACTGGCGGAGCACTTGGGCATCCCCGACTACCTTCCCGTGTTCAACAACCCTCAGAATAAGGGTGATCGCATCCTTCATGGCGTTAACTATGCATCTGCTGGTGCTGGCattcttgaaagttga